The genome window gtttttgttggtgaaaatactagtggcctaagacttgcACAGTACTGTTTCTTTTGAATTAAGTGTTTGATAACATCATTCAATTTCTGTACATTTTCTTCTTGCTGAAGGGTACAGGTCAATATGACATTTATTGTAaattgattgacagcactaatacacACCTATCAATGTCCTGGAAGTAAATAAGTTGAATAAGTGTAAgaaaccaaaaacaacaacaacaacaacaaaataagtaaTTCATGCAGAGGCACACTATTGAAGTACTCACCGAGGCGACTCCCATGATGAGAGGGAATGTTACAGAGGAGCAGGCGTCCGGGGTTTGGCCATATATTGTGTAAGGCGTCTGGAACCAAGCCTTCTCATTGGCCCAGATGACATCACACAGAGGCAAGATAGAAGCTCCAAGCCCAATAGCAGgcccattcactgcagcaatgATGGGCTTCTTGAACTGGATGAATGTGTTGACGAAAGTTCTGAAGACACCGGGAATACTATTACAAAACAGTTCACTGAAATATAGTGTAGCAAAATATTTATagtctaaataattttttacctGATTGTCTCTGCCATTTTTATGCTTTCTTTTTTCCTATCATCTGTGAGCCGCCTAATAAAGTAGATGAAGTCGAGGCCAAAGCAGAACACGTTTCCCACGGCGCTCAATAGAACAAGTTTACTGTCATCAGCTGCAGCCGTGGCCATGGCACTCTGAACCTCTTTCATTACCTGAAAACCATTTGAATGATGTTATATCAGTTCAGAGTGGGGTGGGTGGAATGACCAGTGACACAGAATGAGTCATTTCATATACGATGGAAATCTAGTTATAAGTCAGAATGCAGATAGATGCATCAAAACAAACTGACTTCCATTACATGCGCCTTTCTTCGTCACAGTCTGAAAATAACCCTATGGGCCATATTTTAATGATGTTAAGTGCATGGTCTAAAAACACACAGCGCAAGTTCACTTagccctgttgaaaaaaaaaacagcatatgctggttaggtacgTTTCGAAGCATGACTGCTGGATGCAGCTAAGGAATCATAAGtgagtctcatctcccattccctttaaaagctaGTTAAGCTCGTGCCATGGTGGattcgctatttacatggcaaaTTTGCAAGAGCAAAGACTTAATGCTTCTCCAGAGAGGAAAGGTTAAAGCAGACCATCAATggggcaaaataataataatttacattgtaATCATTTCAGTTTGCGCATGAAAACCTTGGGCTGAAACCAGCAAAAATCACTTGCGTCACACCTGGCGCTGCTCTGGTTATTATATGTTTACTGTATGgcatcagatttttttatttatttctaccatCATACCACCTGGCCTTAAaggtgcagtcgcctgtcaatgacattagttaccctttgttaccgcctttactgacgtaaaGTAATCTTcgtatgtaatctactcgtgcaaatcgttgaactcgcattaaatccatgatttatctttccatctgattgatggccgtcagtggttggtagaagacaacaaatcccatcattccacgctcctccttagcgtcatcaaaccaagcgatttttattgtttttatagtgcgccctcttgtggaaggtcctacaacctgtacctttaattcaGATGATGAGGTGTCAAACTATAAAAAGCAATGAATGAAATACCAGGATACTTAAAAATAGTCAAAATTATTTCTGTGCATTTTAAACTGAAAGTCAAATCAACAAGTTATTTCTAACATCGAATATATTTAGACTCACATCAGGATTCAGCGAGTTGTTCTCCGAGGTCTTTGTAGAAAACAGAATGTGTGTAAAACCATCTTGTTTCTTAACTACAATGTCCCTGTAGCGGTAAGCACTCTCAGTTTGACGAACGCTGACGCGCAGACGCTTGTCGAAAGTTGCGCGGTCCTCAAAACGCCTTTTGCCTGAGCTGCTCATCACACCAGCTGCACCACTCTGAGTACTGGCTGTCCCATTTGCAGACGAGGCCTCCATAAGGGTAGTCACTCCTATGAAACAACATCAaaagcataaattaaataaaatatagaaatactaTAGTAGTATTAGTCtatatagtatagtacagtagtattaatgtatattgtatgtatacatgaatatacattaggggtgctccgatcacgatcggaccgatcgttaatgcgcatctcgtcagtaaagccggttttctaatcagctgttaattccatcaggtgcgtgatttcacatagagcagcggttactacacagagccgttgttaactgagaagatgtgccaataaacgctgaaaattaacgtgatttgcgcatcttctctattaacaacggctctgtgtagtaacaggtgctctatgtgaaatcacgcacctgatggaattaaccgctgacaagaaaaccggctttactgacgagatgcgcattaacgatcggccgatcgtgatcggagcacccctaatatacatgtttatatgtacacacatatgtCATTTGTAAAGGTaaacatatgtatatacataaatatttacatataacaattattttaatatgtaaatatttatgtatttgaaaatAATCTGTTATTGGTTTAATTTATCTGAATCCacactattgtttaaaaaatgttgggGTCAGTACGATTGCATTATACATTATGCATTTCAAATAGATGATATTCTTTCAAACGTcatattaatcaaagaattctgaaaaaaaattccacaaaattattaagcagcacaactgttttcaacattgataagaatgtttttagagaaccaatcagcatattagaatgacttctgactggagtaatgatgctgattcAACTttcaaattcagctttaccatcacaggaataaatacaaatttaatatatatataaaaaagttattttaaatttcaataatatttcaaaGTACTACTGATTTCATTTATTCTGATCAAATACAGTAAATGCAATCTTGGTGAGCATGAAAGACTTCATTATAGACATTACAAAAATTTCACTAatcccacatttttgaatggttgtgtatatTATGGATGCAAAAACATGGCCTGAATTTTGTCAATTTAAGTCCAAGTCATCTGCATGTGAAAAGGTTGCACAAGCATCAAAATTAATTACAATCATTACCAGTTAGATCTAATACTACATTTTAGAACTGGCAAAAATATCAGGGTGTGATTATTTCATTGTTATACAAAGAGTAAAATCAAGACCACTGCAAGTTAATTTTGATGGAAAACTAACATCTTCATATTCGAATTTTAGAAAATTATActagtatacagtatacagttaTTGAAAAAACTCCAGGAGGTACCCTCAAAAATACTTCATGTTctgcaaaaacacatttgctcTCATTTATCAAGTGCttgtttattagtgtttattgTGTTGTTCCAGACACACAATCCATTAAATTATATGAGTATGGCTGTAAATGCCCTGGAACAGGAACCCTCTCTACAAAACCTCATaagaatgtattaaaatgttctcagtaTAAGTCAAGATGACTCTACCTTTCCCGTTTAAGGTGCGGAGGGCAGAGGGGGTAATGGGAATCTGTGGTGGCAGAAGGGTTGTTTGCGTCCTGGGCCTTGTACCCATACGAGCCCGCTCCTCTCCCGGTACACGTACAGCTCCGATGGGTTTCTCCAGCAAGGCTACTTCAGGGGGCACAGCATCTGGCTCTTGGCCTCCCTGCTCCAGACTGTGTGCCGCCTCACTGGGAGACTCCTCTGTGTCAGTGCGGCTGTTCATTGGGCTCTTTGGCACTAGGATTTTGATGCCAGATTTAGCCAGGTCCATACTACGCCGCAGCACACTCACAGTGGGAGCAGCTATCAGCGCTGCCGCCGGAGCCGTGTCAGTGACTGTGCTCATCACGGCAGTGCCACTGCCGATGTTACCCACGCCAGCCGAACGCTTACTCTTCTGCTGCTGCACATCGCTGTTGTGAGGTGAATGTTGTGCTGGCTGAAGACGTTTTGTGGAGGGTGTGCTCGGGGTGGGTGGAGAGGTCTTCACTGTGGTAGGACTCGCTGAGGACTGCTGAGGCCTGCTGATTTGTTTGCGGGCGTTGATGCTAGTGTTGCCTCCGGCTGTGCTGGGAGAGCTGCGTGTGGAACGGAGTAAAGTTCCATCTTTCTGCTTCTCGCTGCGTTGCCGATTAAATTCATGGATGAACTCAACACAGCTGGACAGGTGATTCTCCGGCTCCCAGGTGTCTCCCTCAAAGCCGTAGCCTCTCCAGCGGACCAAGTACTCAGTCTTGCCCTTTTTGTTCCTACGTTTGCCTACTATTCTCTCCACCTAAAGAGGGGCATGCAGATAAAGCATGGCTTAGTGAAATTTATGTAAACAATTATTTTGGAAAgattgaaagaaataaaaaatagttaatagaacttaaatagttcacccaaaataatttttatttgatgtttatctgcttacccccaggttatccaaaatgtaggtgactttgtttcttcagtagaacacaaactgagatatttAACTGAAACCGTTGTGGTCTGTTAGTCATATAatgcaagtggatgggaatcacggttcaaacatacaataaaaaaaaaaaaccatacacaaacaaaacgCTGTGGCTCATGATGATAGTCTTC of Carassius gibelio isolate Cgi1373 ecotype wild population from Czech Republic chromosome A2, carGib1.2-hapl.c, whole genome shotgun sequence contains these proteins:
- the LOC128028232 gene encoding chromodomain Y-like protein isoform X2 codes for the protein MEASSANGTASTQSGAAGVMSSSGKRRFEDRATFDKRLRVSVRQTESAYRYRDIVVKKQDGFTHILFSTKTSENNSLNPDVMKEVQSAMATAAADDSKLVLLSAVGNVFCFGLDFIYFIRRLTDDRKKESIKMAETIRTFVNTFIQFKKPIIAAVNGPAIGLGASILPLCDVIWANEKAWFQTPYTIYGQTPDACSSVTFPLIMGVASANEMLLSGRKLTAQEACAKGLVSQVMWPGTFTQEVMIRIKELVSCNSVVLRESKALVRNINRAALEQANERECEALKRVWGSPQGMDSILQYLQKKIDEF
- the LOC128028232 gene encoding chromodomain Y-like protein isoform X1 gives rise to the protein MMATEELYEVERIVGKRRNKKGKTEYLVRWRGYGFEGDTWEPENHLSSCVEFIHEFNRQRSEKQKDGTLLRSTRSSPSTAGGNTSINARKQISRPQQSSASPTTVKTSPPTPSTPSTKRLQPAQHSPHNSDVQQQKSKRSAGVGNIGSGTAVMSTVTDTAPAAALIAAPTVSVLRRSMDLAKSGIKILVPKSPMNSRTDTEESPSEAAHSLEQGGQEPDAVPPEVALLEKPIGAVRVPGEERARMGTRPRTQTTLLPPQIPITPSALRTLNGKGVTTLMEASSANGTASTQSGAAGVMSSSGKRRFEDRATFDKRLRVSVRQTESAYRYRDIVVKKQDGFTHILFSTKTSENNSLNPDVMKEVQSAMATAAADDSKLVLLSAVGNVFCFGLDFIYFIRRLTDDRKKESIKMAETIRTFVNTFIQFKKPIIAAVNGPAIGLGASILPLCDVIWANEKAWFQTPYTIYGQTPDACSSVTFPLIMGVASANEMLLSGRKLTAQEACAKGLVSQVMWPGTFTQEVMIRIKELVSCNSVVLRESKALVRNINRAALEQANERECEALKRVWGSPQGMDSILQYLQKKIDEF